The region TTCTTCTTGCTGCAAAGCCGCGGGCTGCGAGTTACGATGAGGTCACAAATCGTTGGAATCTCAAGTCTGCCCAGGACCTCGAAAGGCCCAGGACCTCGGTAGGCCCATGACCTCGAAAGGCCCACGACCTCGATAGGCTCGCAAGGAAGGAGGGTTCTCATGATCCTGCGCTGCTGGAAGAAGACCGCACTGCTTCTTGGATTGCTCCTGGCGCTCGGTCTGTGGGCTCCCGGAGCCCCCGCCCAGTCTCAGGCCACCACCGGAGTGATCGAAGGCGAGGTGGTGGATGAATCCGGTGCCGTGCTGCCCGGGGCGACCGTGACGTTGGTGAATACCGCCACCAACTTCACCCAGGTTCAGATCACCAACGATCAGGGGCGTTTCCGCGCTGTGCTGCTGCCCCTGGGGCCCTACAAGGTCACGGTCGAGCTGGCCGGCTTCACCACCCTGGTGCGCGAGGGCATCGAGCTCACCGTTGGGCGCACCGTGTCCCTGCGGCTGACCCTGCAGGTGTCGGCGGTGGAGGAGGAGATCGTGGTCCGCGGCGAGGCGCCCCTCATCGACACCGCCAAGACCGAGAACTCCGTCACCATCGATCGCGAGGCCCTGGAAGGGCTGCCCACCACCAACCGCAACTTCCTCGAGCTCACCAAGCTCACCCCCGGGGTGGCGGTGGTCCAGGGGCCGGACGGCGAGGAGCTCACCATCAACGGTCAGAAGGGCATCCAGAACAACATCTCGGTGGACGGTGCCGACTTCAACAACCCCTTCTTCGGCGAGCAGCGGGGCGGCCAGCGGCCGGCCTTCACCTTCAACCTGGACGCGGTGCAGGAGTTCGTGGTGGTGCCCGACGGCGCACCGGCAGAGTTCGGCCGCTCCTCCTCGGGCTTCGTCAGCGTGGTGACCAAATCCGGTACCAACACCCTCGCCGGCACCGCCCACACCTACTATCTGGACGATTCCCTGGCCGCCCGGGCGAAGCGTCAGGACGGCACCCGGGAACCGGAGTTCGACGCCGACCAGACCCAGGTGGGCTTCACCCTCGGTGGCCCGCTGCAGCGCAACGAGCTCTTCTTCTTCACCGCCCTGGACTATCAGGACGCTTCGGAGACCAAACAAAACGATCCGGCGCGCATCGAGCCGCGGGTGGTGGACGCCTACGCCGATCTCGGCAGCCCCGGAGAGAATCTGCCCATCGGCCGCACCAACGACAACGCCGCGTTCCTGGCCAAGGTCGACTGGCACGCCCGCCAGAACCAGCTCTTCACCCTACGGTTCAACTACACCGACTCGGAGCAGGTGAACGGCACCTTCGACGTCGATTCCTGGGGTCGCAGCGCCAACGCGGTGGAGCAGGATTCCTCCCGGGCCTGGAGCGGCTCGTTGGTCTCCAATCTGTCCAGTAACCTGCTCAACGAGCTGCGTTTCCAATACGCCGTGGAGGATCGCCCGCGGCCCTACGAGGGGCCCATCAATCCCGCCACCGGCCGCCCCTTTCCGGACACCGCCTTCGACTTCCTCCGCGGCTATCGCTTCGGCATGCCCTTCTTCATCCCGGTGATCTACGACGACACCCGCTACCAGATCAACAACAACCTCACCTGGCTGAAGAATCAGCACACCATCAAGGCCGGGGTGGAGTACAACCGCACCGAGGCCTTTCAGACCTTCCTCGGCTTCGCCAACGGCCGCTTCATCTTCAGCTCCACCGACGGCTTCCTCAACTATCTGGAGAATCCCGATTACGTGGAATGCTCCGACGGCAGCTCGTCCTTCGCCGGCGTTTGCCCGGCGGGCACGGACATCACCGGGCCGGTGCTGCTCTATCTGCAGCAGGCCGGCGTCGGGGGCCTGACGGTGGAGCAGGCGGGGACCCAGACCATCACCCAGGAGGAGCCGGCGGTGTTCGTTCAGGACACCTGGCAGCCCCGTTCCAACCTGACGGTGACCTACGGCCTGCGCTGGGAGGCCCAGATCCAGCCGGATTTGATCACCCCCCGGGATGAGCTCTTCTACGCCGATTTCATCGGCCAGACGGTGACCACCGAGGCCGGACCGCAGGAGTTTCCCTCCAACGGCGACATCCCCTCCGACGAGGATCTGTGGCAGCCGCGGCTGGGGGTGACCTGGGACCCGTGGAGCGACGGCAAGACGGTGGTGCGGGCCAACGCCGGGATTTACTACGCCCGCATCCCAGGCCTGGTGCTGGCCTCCAGCCGCTCCACCGATGGCAGCCGCGGGCAGAGCCTGTTTCGCAGCAGCGCCGCCACGCCCTTCCTGGGGGCTCCGCCGGCGTATGGGGACCTGATTCCGGCGGACCAGATCGGCGATCCGGTGCTGCCCGACGTCTTCGTCTTCGACAAGGACTTCCAGAACCCGGAGACCACCGCCGCCGCCATCGCCGTGGAGCGGGAGTTCATCCCCGGCTGGGTCGGGCTGGTGAAGTTCAATTACGCCCGCACCAAGCATCTGACTCGCTTCGTCAACCGCAACGATCCGCTCCTGGGATCCCCCTGGAGCACCGGCTTGGGCCCCGACGGCAGCAACGGCATCAACAACTTGACCACGGTGGAGTCCTCCGCCGACAGCCTGTACCAGGGCTATACCTTCGGCATCACCAAGCGCCGGGGCAAGGTGCAGATGCAGGCCTATTACACCTATTCCAAGGACCGATCCAACGACGACAACGAGCGCGATCCGTTCTCCTTCCGCTACGCCCGCATCACCGATCTGGACAAGGAGTGGAGCTATTCCGACCGCGATCAGCGGGACCGCTTCAACGCGTGGGTGCTGTGGCAGGCGCCGTGGGGGATCCAGGTCAACGCGAGCTACTCCTACCGCTCGCCCCAGCCCCTTTCCATCACCGAGGACGGCACGGTGGCGGAGACTCCCCAGGACCGCATCAACGACGACGGCACGGTGACCCGGCGCAACCTGGGGCGCAAGGACAACAAGTTCTCCAGCCTCAATCTGCGGGTGTCGAAGCTGTTCCAGGTGGGCAATGTCCAGGTCGAGGGCATCGTCGACGTCTTCAACGTCTTCAACAGCGAGAACTTTCGCACGCCGGAGGTCACCAACCTGATCTTCAACTTCGACGGCACCGTCACCAGCGGCCTCGGCGACCCGCGGCAGATCCAGCTGGGGGTGCGGGTGGTGTTCTGAGGGTGCATTCGCGAGTATCCTAGGGCCTCCCCAGTCAACCCATCAGGAGGTCCCATGCGCTCCATCGCCTCGATCCTCGTCGCCCTCGCTCTTCTCTGTGCCGCCGGTGTCCCGGTCTCGGCGACGCCGGCGGAGACCCAGGAACGGTCCCTCGCCGAGATCTACCAGGAGCCCGCCGGGCAGATTCTCGGCGCTGCGTTGGTGGATGAGCAGGGGTGGCGGGATCTGACCTACCTGACCACCGTCATCGGCCATCGCTTGAGCGGCTCACCGCAGCTCGAGGAAGCCATCGACTGGGCGCTGCAGCGGATGCGCGAGGACGGCCTCGACACCGCTCACCGGCAGCCGGTGATGGTGCCGCATTGGGTGCGCGGTGACGAGAGTGCGGAGGTGCTGGCGCCGCGGCCCCGGCGGCTCAACATCCTGGGCCTCGGCCGCAGCGTCGGCACGCCGCCGGAGGGC is a window of Acidobacteriota bacterium DNA encoding:
- a CDS encoding TonB-dependent receptor, whose translation is MILRCWKKTALLLGLLLALGLWAPGAPAQSQATTGVIEGEVVDESGAVLPGATVTLVNTATNFTQVQITNDQGRFRAVLLPLGPYKVTVELAGFTTLVREGIELTVGRTVSLRLTLQVSAVEEEIVVRGEAPLIDTAKTENSVTIDREALEGLPTTNRNFLELTKLTPGVAVVQGPDGEELTINGQKGIQNNISVDGADFNNPFFGEQRGGQRPAFTFNLDAVQEFVVVPDGAPAEFGRSSSGFVSVVTKSGTNTLAGTAHTYYLDDSLAARAKRQDGTREPEFDADQTQVGFTLGGPLQRNELFFFTALDYQDASETKQNDPARIEPRVVDAYADLGSPGENLPIGRTNDNAAFLAKVDWHARQNQLFTLRFNYTDSEQVNGTFDVDSWGRSANAVEQDSSRAWSGSLVSNLSSNLLNELRFQYAVEDRPRPYEGPINPATGRPFPDTAFDFLRGYRFGMPFFIPVIYDDTRYQINNNLTWLKNQHTIKAGVEYNRTEAFQTFLGFANGRFIFSSTDGFLNYLENPDYVECSDGSSSFAGVCPAGTDITGPVLLYLQQAGVGGLTVEQAGTQTITQEEPAVFVQDTWQPRSNLTVTYGLRWEAQIQPDLITPRDELFYADFIGQTVTTEAGPQEFPSNGDIPSDEDLWQPRLGVTWDPWSDGKTVVRANAGIYYARIPGLVLASSRSTDGSRGQSLFRSSAATPFLGAPPAYGDLIPADQIGDPVLPDVFVFDKDFQNPETTAAAIAVEREFIPGWVGLVKFNYARTKHLTRFVNRNDPLLGSPWSTGLGPDGSNGINNLTTVESSADSLYQGYTFGITKRRGKVQMQAYYTYSKDRSNDDNERDPFSFRYARITDLDKEWSYSDRDQRDRFNAWVLWQAPWGIQVNASYSYRSPQPLSITEDGTVAETPQDRINDDGTVTRRNLGRKDNKFSSLNLRVSKLFQVGNVQVEGIVDVFNVFNSENFRTPEVTNLIFNFDGTVTSGLGDPRQIQLGVRVVF